The Primulina huaijiensis isolate GDHJ02 chromosome 17, ASM1229523v2, whole genome shotgun sequence genome window below encodes:
- the LOC140963275 gene encoding uncharacterized protein → MIEDLLMLKPTIFCGVPRVFDRIYTGIMEKIAAGGLLKKSLFQKPRSNKSFIQKVNIHVEKIKLASILSIHPLYLRDIGLVEQLTLLPPYGLKSPEKTNFNDEYLDPLSLTRSIFFPRPEYFGLVDPRNNADNETSIYYLPEHVWLDTDGNPIQAHGGGILFDKKSETYYWYGESKNGSTYLSPETGTPRVDFIGICCYSSKDLWSWKNEGILLPAEERIENHDLYKMNVVERRPRVIYNERSGKYVMWIHVDDVTYAKALVGVAISDSRTGPFEYLYSRSSNGFDSRDMTVFQDDNIGMAYLIYCSLENKEIHISSLNEDYLDVTSDMAKVLVGQHRAAPVLFKNLGIYYMITSGCSGLAPNEALVHEADSIFGPWETIGNPCVGANKVFRAATFFSQGTFVIPMPPGSPLGSFVFMADRWNTADLRDSRYLWLPLTVSPMERRYPGLPLWSRVSIIWTAKWKIPFTD, encoded by the coding sequence aaaaccgagatccaacaaatccTTCATCCAAAAAGTGAACATACACGTTGAGAAAATAAAACTTGCTAGCATTCTTTCCATCCACCCTTTATATCTCCGTGATATCGGTCTAGTTGAGCAACTGACACTTCTCCCACCATATGGACTCAAATCTCCCGAGAAAACCAATTTCAACGACGAATATCTCGATCCCTTGTCTCTTACTCGGTCAATCTTCTTCCCAAGACCTGAATATTTTGGTCTTGTCGATCCAAGAAACAATGCAGATAATGAAAccagcatttattatttaccAGAGCATGTGTGGCTTGACACAGATGGAAATCCTATCCAGGCACATGGAGGGGGCATTTTGTTTGATAAAAAATCAGAAACTTATTATTGGTATGGTGAGAGTAAGAATGGATCTACTTATCTTTCTCCTGAAACGGGCACACCCCGTGTCGATTTCATCGGCATCTGTTGCTATTCTTCGAAAGATTTGTGGAGTTGGAAGAATGAGGGAATCTTGTTACCTGCAGAAGAAAGAATTGAGAATCATGATCTGTATAAGATGAATGTGGTTGAAAGGCGGCCTAGGGTGATATACAATGAGAGGAGTGGAAAATATGTAATGTGGATTCATGTCGATGATGTCACCTACGCGAAAGCCTTGGTTGGGGTGGCGATCAGCGATTCCCGCACCGGACCATTTGAGTATCTTTACAGTCGAAGCTCGAATGGATTCGACAGTAGGGATATGACGGTTTTCCAAGACGATAATATTGGGATGGCCTATCTGATATACTGTTCTTTGGAAAACAAAGAAATTCACATTAGTAGCTTGAATGAAGATTATCTTGATGTTACATCTGATATGGCTAAGGTACTCGTGGGACAGCACCGGGCAGCGCCTGTTTTGTTCAAGAATCTAGGGATTTACTACATGATCACCTCCGGGTGCAGCGGTTTAGCGCCGAACGAGGCATTGGTGCATGAGGCGGACTCTATTTTCGGGCCTTGGGAGACTATAGGGAACCCTTGTGTGGGTGCGAATAAAGTTTTTAGAGCTGCTACATTCTTTTCTCAGGGTACATTCGTGATCCCGATGCCTCCAGGCTCGCCTCTTGGATCATTTGTTTTCATGGCAGATAGATGGAATACAGCTGATTTAAGGGACTCGAGGTACCTGTGGCTGCCTTTAACCGTCTCACCAATGGAACGACGGTATCCTGGGCTGCCACTGTGGTCACGGGTGTCCATTATTTGGACCGCAAAGTGGAAGATTCCATTTACGGATTAG